From a region of the Daphnia pulicaria isolate SC F1-1A chromosome 1, SC_F0-13Bv2, whole genome shotgun sequence genome:
- the LOC124320268 gene encoding cytoplasmic polyadenylation element-binding protein-like has translation MPSFPQLGLGSDPSVDLGFGLNLSRLCGTNSNGNQVQSAQTNNGTSSSGTMGEATNLEIMQRINAMLENSLDLTNLTGEVASKRNYTDSLSMSDLFSGFSSNGNNGNQMVSQQDDVLANLLQQHQLSQALKQHQLEQQREQQNQLKSFSSSSLFLNKNEGQSMNKLIPNSSNNNQPSQRSMSLSQHRQSMASSGLGDSPTSSASSPVASGQPRTTRSQSTGGFSSSMQPGIHSTPTSCCRPIRGTSLFRESGSPTLEQVLMMGCQRGHDGQGASPTESDLSMLSSSGISSVESSLTELMQSLNMSGSNTSGVSPPSVNPFSNQGLQQQLTYQQQQALQNSKLQAALQQNGLAQLGSLTGNDMSPQSLQTLQTNLQNLQELANLQNLQAWQNLRNLQSLQAIAGNANGLSSLLNGSSGNGVDRNALNAVENALQSSWSPSLSAAALGLGSGSFNSSSGPTDGNSNLERAARMYRNAASLCEPTCTWSGHLPPRAYKNATYSCKVFLGGVPWDITEVSLTNAFKQFGSIKVEWPGKDNVANPPKGYVYIIFDNEKHVKSLLQACTHDYSNGGSWYYKISSRRMRSKEVQVIPWMLSDSNYVRSPTQRLDPQKTVFVGALHGMLNAEGLAHIMNDLFGGVLYAGIDTDKFKYPIGSGRVTFNNNRSYMKAVAAAFIEIKTPKFTKKVQVDPYLEDSLCATCGVQQGPYFCRDLACFKYFCRSCWQLQHHSDYVKHHRPLMRHYKGSGTASGSQITTASSPIANQHQGYQQTPDLPQPTDSN, from the exons ATGCCTAGCTTTCCACAA TTAGGACTCGGTAGTGATCCATCAGTTGATTTAGGATTTGGTCTTAATTTGAGTCGTTTGTGTGGCACGAACTCAAACGGCAACCAAGTTCAATCTGCTCAAACCAACAACGGGACGAGCAGCAGTGGCACGATGGGTGAAGCTACGAATTTGGAGATTATGCAGAGAATCAATGCCATGTTGGAGAACAGTCTTGATCTTACTAACCTCACTGGAGAGGTGGCATCGAAACGCAACTATACTG ATTCCTTGTCCATGTCGGATTTGTTCTCCGGCTTCAGTTCTAATGGGAACAATGGGAATCAAATGGTTTCTCAGCAAGATGACGTTTTGGCTAACTTGTTGCAACAACATCAGCTCAGCCAAGCTTTAAAGCAGCACCAGTTGGAGCAACAAAGGGAGCAACAGAATCAATTGAAGTCTTTTAGCTCGTCATCGCTGTTCCTCAACAAG AATGAAGGTCAGTCAATGAACAAATTGATCCCCAATTCTTCAAACAACAATCAGCCATCGCAACGCTCTATGTCGTTGAGCCAACATCGTCAATCGATGGCTAGCTCGGGATTAGGAGACTCGCCTACTTCATCCGCGTCATCGCCCGTTGCTAGTGGCCAGCCACGTACTACTCGTTCACAATCTACTGGAGGTTTTAGCAGCTCTATGCAGCCAGGGATTCACTCAACGCCCACTTCGTGTTGTCGTCCTATTCGCGGGACTTCTCTTTTTAG GGAATCGGGCAGCCCTACTTTGGAACAGGTTTTGATGATGGGTTGTCAACGCGGCCATGATGGGCAAGGTGCCTCACCAACTGAATCGGATCTTTCCATGTTGAGCTCGTCGGGAATTTCAAGCGTCGAGTCTTCGCTTACTGAATTAATG caaAGTCTCAATATGTCGGGAAGTAACACGTCTGGCGTGTCGCCGCCGAGTGTGAATCCATTTTCTAATCAGGGGTTGCAGCAACAACTTACCTATCAACAGCAACAGGCTTTACAAAACAGCAAACTGCAGGCAGCTTTGCAGCAGAATGGATTGGCCCAACTTGGTAGCCTGACTGGAAATGATATGAGCCCACAGAGTTTGCAAACACTGCAGACCAATCTGCAAAATCTCCAGGAATTGGCCAATCTCCAGAACCTTCAAGCATGGCAAAATCTTCGTAATCTTCAAAGTCTGCAG GCTATTGCTGGGAACGCAAATGGATTATCTTCTCTTTTAAACGGATCTTCTGGCAATGGGGTCGATCGTAATGCGTTGAATGCTGTGGAGAATGCATTGCAATCATCTTGGTCACCCTCGTTGAGTGCTGCTGCCCTTGGATTAGGGTCGGGATCTTTCAATTCTTCATCAGGCCCAACTGATGGAAATAGTAATCTGGAACGAGCTGCTCGTATGTACCGCAACGCTGCTTCTCTTTGCGAACCAACATGCACTTGGAGTGGTCATCTTCCTCCGCGCGCCTACAAGAATGCTACGTATTCTTGTAAAGTCTTCCTAGGTGGCGTCCCATGGGACATAACTGAAGTATCGCTCACTAACGCTTTCAAGCAGTTTGGATCAATCAAGGTGGAATGGCCAGGCAAGGACAATGTGGCTAATCCCCCCAAAGGTTATGTTTACATAATCTTCGACAACGAGAAACACGTCAAATCTCTATTGCAAGCTTGCACGCACGACTACAGCAACGGTGGTAGCTGGTACTACAAGATTTCTTCGCGTCGCATGCGCTCAAAGGAGGTGCAGGTTATTCCCTGGATGTTGAGCGACAGCAACTACGTCCGTTCGCCAACTCAGCGTCTTGATCCCCAGAAAACTGTCTTCGTTGGAGCTTTGCATGGAATGCTCAATGCTGAAGGTTTGGCGCACATTATGAATGACTTGTTTGGTGGTGTTCTCTATGCTGGAATCGACACggataaatttaaatatccTATTGGATCGGGCCGTGTTACTTTCAACAACAATCGCTCGTACATGAAAGCTGTGGCTGCTGCGTTCATCGAGATCAAGACTCCCAAGTTCACCAAGAAGGTTCAAGTGGACCCGTATTTGGAGGACTCGCTCTGCGCCACCTGCGGCGTCCAGCAAGGCCCATACTTCTGTCGCGATCTTGCTTGTTTCAAGTACTTCTGTCGTTCCTGCTGGCAGCTACAACATCACTCGGATTACGTGAAGCATCATAGACCACTAAT GCGTCACTACAAAGGTTCCGGGACGGCTTCCGGATCGCAGATAACCACCGCGTCTTCGCCAATTGCCAACCAGCATCAAGGTTATCAACAAACTCCCGATCTTCCTCAACCTACGGACAGTAACTAA